The following nucleotide sequence is from Chloracidobacterium validum.
GCGGAAACATCAGATGGCGGAAACTCGCGCCGAATATACTCAAGAAAGTCCGCTAACCCCAGAGCGTGAAAGTCGTGGGTAAAAATGTCGTGAACCTGGGGGTCGGCAAAGGCCGCGCCGCCAATAACGATACGTGCCGCATGCTGGCGCGCCACACGGTAAAAATGCCCGTAGTCGCGACGCAGCCGCTCCAAGTCGTGAACGATGGTCGCTGAAATACAGACCAGTTGGGGCGAAAACCGCTGTACGGCATCGGTAAAAGAAAACAACGGTGTGTTCGGGCCAAGCGAGAGGACGCGCCAGCCCTCGGTCTCAAGCACTTCAACCACCAAGTGCAGGGCGATTTGGTGCAAATCGCCCTCTGGACACCCGCACAGCGCCAGTCTCCCGTGACTGGGGGCGCGTGGTAACTGCCGGTGTAAATGTTCGGTGGCGGCAAGGGTCACTTGCGAAGCCAAGTGTTCTTCCCAGATGTTGAGTTCGCCACGCCGCCAACGCTCCCCAATCAGGTGCAAGACCGGCGTCAGGATGCGCTCGCTTAGCTCGATGGTGGAAATCCCGCTCTGGTAAGCCTGCTCCAACAACGCCACCCCGGCGGCTTCGTCCCCGGATACCGCCGCGTCATAGTAGAGGGTCTGCAATGCCGGCCAATCGCGTCCGGCCAGGGCTTGCGCGAGCTGGGTCAGTCCGGCCGTCGCTTGACTCCGACCTGCGCCGTCCGCGTTCTGGAGCAGTCCGCCGGCTCGTTGGAAGTCGAGCAGGGCTTGCAGGGTAAAGCGCCGGTGGCCGCCAGGGGTGCGCACACAAGACAGTAGCCCACTGTCGCTCCACCGTTTGACCGACGACTCGCTGACCGCCCACATCTTGGCGACCTCTGCGGTGGAGTACGTCTGGCTCTGACTCAAGGTCGGCTCAGTAGCGCGTTTTGGACGAGGCACGAATAACTCCCTGATCTTGACAAGATGGGCGTTTTGAGCGTTTCAGGGGAAGTGGCTATACTGTAAGTTACTTGGAGAACTTTGGTCAAGTCATCGCTAGTATTTAGCTTTTATTTTACAAATCACTTGTTTTGTTAGTTTTAGCTTTGAGAGTCGCGGTCTTGTAGGTTTGTCTCGGTAAAATTTTCATCAATTGGCTTGACTGTTTTGGTCGTTTTTCTGTATGCTTCCGATTGTAAGCCAAACCACGGCGCTTGACGCCGGCAGGAATGGCTCAGGTATTTGAGAGCTTGGCGCGCATCGCTCTTGTTTGGAGGCTTGGAACGACGACTCCGGGGGGAGTTTTCAGGTCTCTCGACGCTTGGGGGGTTGCGGTGCGCGTCAAAACTTAGGGAGTCAGCCAAAGGCTGACTTGGCAAGCTAGGGTTATCCAGACGACATAGCCCTAGCGGCGCGGAAGCAAGCCGCTCGTTCGTCGTAGCTACACTTGGTTTGGTGAGCTTGCTTCATGTAGGATGGCACAACAGGTTCCCGTACGGCCAGTCTCCAAAGGCATGCTCATGACATCACTCAAGCTTCGGGCGGCAGCCGCCGCGACGCGCTTTGCTCTGCGGTATCCACGCTTGACTTGGTGGGCCGCGCGGCGGATTGCGCCGCTGGCAGCCTGGTTGTTACGCCGCTTTCGGCGGTTTCGCCCAGCGCCAGAGGCACACTTGGTGGCCGAACTCACGCAGGAACTCAAACAAGCCACGGTGGGGGGCGACATTGATTGGCAGGACGTGCATACGCTCGGTGAGTTGTGTATTCGCCAGCGCGACTATGCGGGCGCTGCTCAACACTTTCAGCGCATTGCGGCCGCGGCCGCCGTGGATCGTGAACTCGTGGACCGTGAGCTTCAGCGTTCAGCCGCGTCCTGGCTTGGGCGAGCACTGGAGTACGCAGGCGACACCCAGGGCGCGCGCGTCGCTTATTACAACTACCTACGCGACTTT
It contains:
- a CDS encoding B12-binding domain-containing protein, whose product is MPRPKRATEPTLSQSQTYSTAEVAKMWAVSESSVKRWSDSGLLSCVRTPGGHRRFTLQALLDFQRAGGLLQNADGAGRSQATAGLTQLAQALAGRDWPALQTLYYDAAVSGDEAAGVALLEQAYQSGISTIELSERILTPVLHLIGERWRRGELNIWEEHLASQVTLAATEHLHRQLPRAPSHGRLALCGCPEGDLHQIALHLVVEVLETEGWRVLSLGPNTPLFSFTDAVQRFSPQLVCISATIVHDLERLRRDYGHFYRVARQHAARIVIGGAAFADPQVHDIFTHDFHALGLADFLEYIRREFPPSDVSAI
- a CDS encoding tetratricopeptide repeat protein encodes the protein MTSLKLRAAAAATRFALRYPRLTWWAARRIAPLAAWLLRRFRRFRPAPEAHLVAELTQELKQATVGGDIDWQDVHTLGELCIRQRDYAGAAQHFQRIAAAAAVDRELVDRELQRSAASWLGRALEYAGDTQGARVAYYNYLRDFPEISSFERQRLERRLADLSALPRALDAGAVNDRLPLATASTSDDRPSRISVGRRTS